A section of the Virgibacillus sp. NKC19-3 genome encodes:
- a CDS encoding ABC transporter ATP-binding protein: MNPIYTESNVVKLKIENVVKAFPSRNKKQDVFTAVDNVSLNFKQGELTTLLGPSGCGKTTTLRMLAGFEFPTSGEVIVDGENITNQPPNKRDMGMVFQNYALFPHLTVYENVSYGLRIKKVDKEEIKSRTEKVLSLMDLEELKDRNPSRISGGQQQRVAIARAIILEPKILLFDEPLSNLDSKLRQYMRTEIRNLQRRLGITSIYVTHDQEEAMAISDQVVILDEGKIQQVGSPLDIYLNPVNRFVANFIGDSDILMATVADINEETVRLKLEETTIQVKNSPDYKLQKNDVVHCVMKPEFWSITDQGNFLVEITQAIFLGSHMEYIVQIGNQSFKFFDYYHYENGQKEVGSKIRLQLRSDLVKILDNSIEKEKL; encoded by the coding sequence ATGAACCCGATATATACAGAATCTAATGTTGTAAAGTTGAAAATCGAAAACGTAGTAAAAGCATTTCCATCCCGTAATAAGAAACAAGATGTTTTTACTGCTGTCGATAATGTTTCTTTAAATTTTAAACAGGGAGAGTTAACAACATTATTAGGCCCTTCTGGATGTGGCAAAACAACAACATTACGGATGTTAGCAGGATTTGAGTTTCCTACAAGTGGCGAAGTAATTGTTGATGGAGAGAATATAACAAATCAACCTCCTAATAAACGTGATATGGGCATGGTATTCCAAAATTATGCTTTGTTTCCTCATCTTACCGTTTATGAAAATGTATCGTATGGGTTGAGAATAAAAAAAGTGGATAAAGAAGAAATAAAAAGTAGGACAGAAAAAGTATTATCACTTATGGACTTAGAAGAATTGAAAGATCGTAATCCTTCACGAATTTCAGGGGGACAACAGCAACGTGTTGCAATTGCAAGAGCAATTATACTTGAGCCTAAAATACTGTTATTTGATGAGCCTCTTTCTAATTTAGATAGTAAACTTCGTCAGTATATGAGGACTGAGATTCGAAATTTACAACGCAGGCTTGGTATTACTAGCATATATGTAACACATGATCAGGAAGAAGCTATGGCTATTTCTGATCAAGTAGTAATTCTAGATGAGGGCAAAATTCAACAAGTAGGTTCGCCACTGGACATTTATTTAAATCCAGTTAATCGTTTTGTAGCAAACTTCATAGGTGATTCGGATATATTAATGGCTACGGTAGCTGACATCAACGAGGAAACTGTACGGTTAAAACTTGAAGAAACGACTATTCAGGTGAAAAATTCCCCTGATTATAAACTTCAAAAAAATGATGTAGTTCATTGTGTCATGAAGCCAGAGTTCTGGTCAATTACTGATCAAGGAAATTTTTTAGTTGAAATAACGCAAGCTATATTTTTAGGATCCCATATGGAATATATCGTACAGATAGGCAATCAGTCATTTAAATTTTTTGATTATTATCATTATGAAAACGGGCAAAAAGAAGTAGGATCGAAAATACGATTACAATTAAGAAGTGATTTAGTTAAAATTTTGGATAACAGCATTGAAAAGGAAAAACTATAA
- a CDS encoding ABC transporter substrate-binding protein, giving the protein MKKVLTFIPIICALMLVACGNDDTSSGDDGSNGKLTMYTPMPEENAEAYVSKFEEDTGIEVDYTRLSTGEILSKLKAEEGSSDASIWFAGPSDSFIEADEEGFLEKYDTDNLDNLDKIDENAMVEDASWLPIYQGPIAFASNEEWLEENGVEAPTSWEDLLKPEFENNIMLAHPGASGTGYQFVSTLVQIMGEEEAFDYLKKFDENVKQWTKGGSANAQFIGIGEVGTGLAFAQDLLPLKEEGYPIKITYPEDGVSVAVEGAAKIKGGPEQEKENATKFMNWINSVEGQNVYADTGYYHLPVISDANIPEGAPDLNEFNVADTDNIWASEHRDEIVDKFERQIESEEEASDG; this is encoded by the coding sequence TTGAAAAAAGTCTTGACGTTTATTCCTATTATTTGTGCATTAATGCTAGTTGCTTGTGGAAATGATGATACATCAAGTGGAGATGATGGCTCAAATGGTAAATTAACGATGTATACTCCGATGCCTGAAGAAAACGCAGAAGCATATGTAAGTAAATTTGAAGAAGATACTGGAATTGAAGTGGATTATACCCGTCTTAGTACAGGAGAGATTCTTTCAAAACTAAAAGCTGAAGAAGGAAGTAGCGATGCAAGTATATGGTTTGCGGGGCCATCTGATAGCTTCATAGAAGCAGATGAAGAAGGGTTCTTAGAAAAATACGACACTGATAATTTGGATAATCTCGATAAAATCGATGAGAATGCAATGGTAGAAGATGCTAGTTGGCTTCCTATTTATCAAGGGCCTATAGCTTTTGCCTCCAATGAAGAGTGGTTAGAAGAAAACGGTGTTGAAGCCCCAACAAGCTGGGAGGATTTATTGAAGCCGGAATTTGAAAACAATATAATGTTGGCCCATCCTGGAGCGTCAGGAACCGGATATCAATTTGTATCTACACTTGTGCAAATCATGGGGGAAGAAGAAGCATTTGATTATTTAAAGAAATTTGATGAGAATGTGAAACAATGGACGAAAGGAGGATCAGCTAACGCACAATTTATTGGGATAGGAGAAGTTGGCACTGGACTTGCTTTTGCTCAGGATCTGTTACCGCTCAAAGAGGAGGGGTATCCTATTAAAATTACTTACCCGGAGGATGGTGTATCAGTAGCTGTGGAAGGAGCGGCTAAAATAAAAGGGGGACCGGAACAAGAAAAGGAAAATGCAACGAAATTTATGAATTGGATAAATAGCGTGGAAGGGCAAAATGTCTATGCGGATACTGGATACTATCATTTACCAGTAATATCAGATGCCAACATACCGGAAGGAGCCCCAGATTTGAATGAATTTAATGTAGCGGATACGGATAACATTTGGGCTAGTGAACACCGCGATGAGATTGTTGATAAATTCGAACGGCAGATTGAATCAGAGGAAGAAGCTAGTGATGGATAA
- a CDS encoding L-lactate permease gives MGNGILAVLAVLPIIVVAIFLVGLKWPASKAMPLSYIVTVLLALFVWNVAFPKVAAASVHGLIVAVTLLFIIFGAILLLNTLQESGGLHTIRRGFTDITPDRRIQVIIVAWLFGSFIEGSAGFGTPAAVAVPLLVGLGFPAMAAVVSGMVIQSTPVSFGAVGTPMTVGVGTGVESLTQITDISSFVFGVAGKVALLHTIAGLLIPLFLVAILTRFFGKNKSFSEGLKVWKFAIFASVAMTIPYVIVANLLGPEFPAMIGGLVGLAIVIPAAKKGFLMPKEDEIWDFESKDRWDPTWTGRVELKHSEIYAGKISMWRAWAPYVLIAILLLISRLTIVGDWLQSATITLPHIFGTEISSSWEILFSPGFIFIVVAVFTYYMHGMRVQEFARAWKDSGKTMIAAGSALVFTVPMVQVFLNSDGGAAGYQEMPLALAEGVANLAGSLYPIFATFVGGLGAFVAGSNTISNMMFSLFQFGVGERIGGDATWMVALQAVGGAAGNMICVHNVVAASAVVGLVGKEGHIIRKTLLPFLYYSLLLGSIGYSIMWTAEKGIFNIGSIIAVIIWVIAIYIIVTNNKRLDVIQRRAAS, from the coding sequence ATGGGTAATGGAATATTAGCTGTGCTGGCCGTCCTTCCAATTATTGTTGTTGCTATTTTTCTAGTTGGGCTTAAATGGCCAGCGAGTAAGGCCATGCCGCTTTCCTATATTGTCACTGTTTTATTAGCTCTATTCGTTTGGAATGTAGCCTTCCCCAAAGTAGCTGCTGCATCTGTTCATGGTTTGATCGTTGCTGTTACACTTTTATTTATTATTTTTGGCGCAATTTTACTATTAAATACGCTGCAAGAAAGTGGGGGGCTTCATACTATTCGTCGTGGTTTTACAGATATTACCCCCGATCGGCGTATTCAAGTCATTATCGTTGCATGGCTTTTTGGTTCATTTATTGAAGGTTCAGCAGGGTTTGGTACACCTGCAGCAGTTGCAGTACCATTATTGGTCGGACTTGGGTTTCCAGCGATGGCAGCTGTTGTCTCCGGTATGGTTATCCAAAGTACTCCGGTATCCTTTGGAGCAGTCGGAACGCCCATGACTGTGGGAGTGGGTACAGGAGTTGAGTCGCTCACCCAAATCACTGATATTTCAAGCTTTGTATTTGGTGTTGCTGGGAAGGTGGCCTTGCTTCATACCATCGCAGGATTACTAATTCCGTTATTTTTAGTAGCCATTTTAACACGTTTTTTTGGGAAGAATAAATCATTCAGTGAGGGGTTAAAGGTTTGGAAGTTCGCAATCTTTGCTTCCGTGGCGATGACGATACCATATGTTATTGTTGCAAATTTATTAGGACCTGAATTCCCTGCAATGATTGGCGGCTTAGTTGGATTGGCAATTGTAATTCCGGCAGCGAAAAAGGGCTTCCTCATGCCAAAGGAAGACGAAATTTGGGATTTCGAATCAAAAGACCGGTGGGATCCAACGTGGACCGGGAGGGTTGAGCTTAAACATAGTGAGATTTATGCAGGCAAAATAAGCATGTGGCGTGCATGGGCACCATACGTATTGATTGCTATTCTATTGCTCATTTCCAGACTAACTATAGTAGGGGATTGGCTTCAATCTGCTACAATTACATTACCACATATTTTTGGGACAGAAATATCCTCTAGTTGGGAAATTTTGTTTTCACCAGGATTCATTTTTATCGTCGTTGCCGTATTCACCTATTATATGCATGGGATGAGGGTTCAAGAATTTGCTAGAGCTTGGAAAGACTCCGGGAAAACAATGATTGCAGCTGGGTCAGCTCTTGTCTTCACTGTTCCTATGGTGCAAGTATTTCTTAACTCAGACGGCGGAGCGGCTGGTTATCAAGAAATGCCGCTAGCTTTAGCAGAAGGTGTTGCAAATCTTGCAGGATCGTTGTATCCAATCTTTGCAACGTTCGTTGGAGGACTTGGTGCATTTGTAGCTGGTAGTAATACTATTAGTAACATGATGTTCTCGCTTTTCCAATTCGGGGTCGGCGAACGCATCGGCGGTGATGCGACTTGGATGGTTGCGCTTCAAGCAGTTGGTGGAGCAGCCGGAAATATGATTTGTGTCCATAATGTTGTCGCAGCATCAGCAGTTGTTGGACTTGTAGGGAAAGAAGGACACATTATTCGAAAAACGCTTCTTCCATTTCTCTATTATTCATTGCTGTTAGGATCTATAGGTTATTCGATTATGTGGACTGCCGAAAAGGGAATATTTAACATCGGGTCTATTATTGCGGTTATTATTTGGGTCATCGCTATTTACATTATTGTGACAAACAACAAGCGTTTAGACGTTATACAACGTCGCGCTGCTTCTTAA
- a CDS encoding fumarylacetoacetate hydrolase family protein — MKFARFKKQKETSVLYGIATDSGIQQIEGDIFTGWNLTEKIYNVSDIQLLAPLTPKHVIGIGANYVAETNDLPSELPDIPVFFYKPISSVIGNGKAIVIPREVEEVKFESELAVVIGQRASNLSEEEVTESIFGYTIANDVTAPQYFHEDGHWMVGKSFDTFTPLGPYIETELDPDKVNVEAYLNGNKKQDSSTALMIFSMRKMIAYLSSVMTLEAGDIILTGSPLGAEMMKDGDEINCKIAGIGELRNSIKQS, encoded by the coding sequence ATGAAATTCGCTAGATTTAAAAAACAGAAAGAAACAAGCGTTTTGTATGGTATTGCAACAGACAGTGGTATTCAACAAATTGAAGGAGACATATTTACAGGATGGAATTTAACAGAAAAAATCTATAATGTTTCTGACATCCAATTATTGGCACCACTCACACCAAAACATGTAATTGGTATCGGAGCAAATTATGTTGCTGAAACTAATGATTTACCCTCTGAATTACCTGATATTCCTGTATTTTTTTATAAACCGATTTCCTCTGTTATTGGAAATGGGAAAGCTATTGTTATACCAAGAGAAGTTGAAGAAGTGAAATTTGAATCAGAACTTGCCGTAGTAATCGGTCAACGTGCAAGTAACCTCTCTGAAGAAGAAGTAACAGAGTCTATATTTGGCTATACGATAGCCAATGATGTAACAGCGCCACAATATTTCCATGAAGACGGACATTGGATGGTAGGAAAATCATTTGACACATTTACACCGCTCGGACCATATATCGAAACGGAACTCGATCCTGATAAAGTTAACGTTGAAGCATACTTAAACGGTAATAAGAAACAGGATAGCTCAACGGCACTTATGATCTTTTCCATGAGAAAGATGATCGCGTATTTATCCAGTGTAATGACATTGGAAGCGGGTGATATTATTTTAACTGGAAGTCCGCTAGGCGCTGAAATGATGAAAGACGGGGATGAAATCAACTGTAAAATTGCTGGAATTGGTGAGCTTCGTAACTCTATAAAACAAAGTTGA
- a CDS encoding zinc-binding dehydrogenase — MSNKEIVQSRAYRLIAPETFEEVVLQHSIDNNQVVVQPSLASICHADTRYYTGQRRKEALQSKLPMALFHEGIGHIVKSKDETFDIGQRVVIVPNIPARRLQANTINNKSSPNSRVVKDNYLPQSVFLGSGYDGIGQQNLVLPKENVIAIPSNVPDEIAVLAELTSVSLHAANHVSDYFNDGKVAVFGDGPVGYLTAATLHHVFGISKEDLLVFGAISERLVHFDFATTYLVQDFNFRKEENVVAVIECTGGTFSEKAINQAIDLIEPQGKITLMGVSEEHVPLNTRDILEKGLTIYGSSRSTAEEFQTLMHAFQSQAYQRTLEKLLPNQKELIRDAKDLEKSMNKAIKNKGWGKIFLSFEWG, encoded by the coding sequence ATGAGTAATAAAGAAATTGTACAGTCAAGAGCTTATCGACTGATTGCACCGGAAACGTTTGAAGAAGTTGTACTTCAACATTCCATTGATAATAATCAAGTTGTGGTACAGCCAAGTTTAGCAAGTATATGTCATGCAGACACTCGTTATTACACTGGTCAACGAAGAAAGGAGGCTTTACAAAGTAAACTTCCTATGGCCCTGTTTCATGAAGGAATTGGCCATATAGTAAAGTCGAAGGATGAAACTTTTGATATAGGTCAGCGTGTCGTTATTGTTCCTAATATCCCTGCAAGACGATTACAAGCTAATACAATAAATAATAAATCATCCCCTAACAGTCGAGTAGTAAAGGATAATTATTTGCCGCAAAGTGTTTTCTTAGGCAGTGGTTACGATGGGATTGGACAACAGAATTTGGTACTTCCAAAAGAAAATGTAATAGCCATACCCTCTAATGTTCCTGATGAAATTGCCGTTTTAGCGGAATTGACTTCCGTATCCTTACACGCTGCAAATCATGTAAGCGATTACTTTAATGATGGAAAAGTAGCTGTTTTTGGAGATGGGCCGGTTGGTTATTTAACGGCAGCAACATTACATCATGTTTTTGGCATATCAAAAGAGGACCTGTTAGTCTTTGGTGCTATAAGCGAAAGGTTGGTGCATTTTGATTTTGCCACAACGTATCTTGTACAAGATTTCAATTTTAGAAAGGAGGAGAATGTTGTAGCGGTAATTGAATGTACAGGAGGAACATTTAGTGAAAAGGCTATTAATCAAGCAATTGATTTAATCGAGCCTCAAGGAAAAATAACCTTAATGGGTGTATCCGAAGAACATGTACCTCTGAATACAAGAGATATTCTTGAGAAGGGGTTGACGATTTACGGAAGTTCTCGAAGTACAGCTGAGGAATTTCAAACACTAATGCATGCTTTTCAAAGTCAAGCGTATCAGCGTACATTGGAGAAGCTTTTACCGAATCAAAAAGAATTAATTAGGGATGCTAAGGATTTAGAAAAGTCGATGAATAAGGCTATAAAAAATAAGGGCTGGGGAAAGATTTTCTTGTCCTTTGAATGGGGTTAA
- a CDS encoding ABC transporter permease has product MANSNIVKKPLKRKWKAIGENPYLFGLIILVLISLFLFSIYPMYSILKTIFVGESGLDFKAVQEIFDKPRIYQTIWNSLKLGISSAIISTLIGFIFAYSVTRTHMFGKKFFNFIAVFPVVSPPFVLALAMILLFGSSGLISKEILGMQSTDVFGFNSLLVIQAMCFSPIAYLNLKGVLETMDASLEDSAFNLGASRWKVFYTITLPLAMPGVFSSLLLTFIKSLEDFGNPMIIGGDYSVLATEAYMTITGRNDLRTGALLAVSMLIPVLTAYLVQKYWVNKKSYTTVTGKTSQGSVIIKDKKVVVPLFITCLLITGTIVLFYGTIIVGAFVEIWGVNYALSLKHFQYVFDTGLGTIKDTVIIAVIATPIMVLLGMIISFLTVRISFPGKKLVEIGSILLFAVPGTVVGIGYLLSFNSPPLAITGTAAILVLVLVFRYMSLGIEAGTNALMQIDSSLEEASKSLNANGFTTFWKITFPLLRSALFSSAIYAFTRALTSISAVIFLVSASWNLMTVAILSAVDFGKLGVAAAYCVILFVIILIAFTGLNLLLKQNERSM; this is encoded by the coding sequence TTGGCTAATTCAAATATAGTTAAAAAACCGTTAAAACGTAAATGGAAAGCAATAGGAGAGAACCCATATCTATTTGGTTTAATCATTTTGGTATTAATATCGCTTTTTTTATTTTCCATTTACCCTATGTATAGTATCTTGAAAACAATCTTTGTCGGTGAAAGTGGATTGGATTTTAAAGCCGTGCAAGAAATCTTTGATAAGCCTCGTATATATCAAACTATCTGGAACAGTCTGAAACTGGGCATTTCATCAGCGATAATTAGCACTTTGATCGGTTTCATATTTGCTTATTCAGTAACAAGGACTCACATGTTTGGTAAGAAATTTTTTAATTTTATTGCAGTTTTTCCAGTTGTTTCACCACCTTTCGTTTTAGCATTAGCTATGATTCTACTCTTTGGGAGTTCCGGATTAATTTCTAAAGAAATACTTGGGATGCAGAGCACGGATGTTTTTGGTTTTAATAGCCTATTAGTTATTCAAGCTATGTGCTTTTCACCTATTGCATATCTAAACTTAAAAGGTGTACTTGAAACAATGGATGCTTCATTGGAGGATTCTGCTTTTAATCTAGGAGCATCTAGGTGGAAAGTGTTTTATACGATAACTTTACCATTAGCAATGCCGGGCGTATTTAGTTCTTTGCTTTTAACATTTATTAAATCACTTGAAGATTTCGGAAATCCGATGATTATTGGTGGAGATTACTCCGTTTTAGCCACAGAAGCATATATGACAATTACGGGTAGAAATGACTTAAGGACAGGTGCTTTATTAGCAGTTTCCATGTTGATTCCGGTTTTAACTGCATATTTGGTTCAAAAGTATTGGGTCAATAAAAAATCATATACGACAGTAACAGGAAAAACTTCGCAGGGATCCGTAATTATTAAAGATAAAAAGGTGGTTGTACCTTTATTTATAACTTGTTTATTGATAACGGGGACAATCGTTTTATTTTACGGAACGATTATTGTGGGTGCTTTTGTCGAGATATGGGGAGTAAATTACGCATTATCCTTGAAACATTTTCAATACGTCTTTGACACAGGATTAGGTACAATCAAAGATACTGTAATTATTGCTGTTATTGCTACTCCGATAATGGTTTTATTAGGTATGATCATTTCCTTTTTAACAGTGAGAATAAGTTTCCCAGGAAAAAAGTTAGTGGAAATAGGTTCAATATTATTATTTGCTGTTCCTGGAACAGTCGTTGGTATTGGATATCTCTTATCGTTTAATAGCCCGCCATTAGCTATTACAGGAACGGCAGCTATCTTAGTTTTAGTACTTGTTTTCCGATATATGTCTTTAGGCATTGAGGCAGGAACGAACGCTTTAATGCAAATAGATTCATCGCTTGAGGAAGCATCTAAATCACTAAATGCTAATGGGTTTACTACTTTTTGGAAAATAACCTTTCCGTTATTGAGATCTGCATTATTTTCAAGTGCAATATATGCATTCACTCGAGCGTTAACTTCCATAAGTGCTGTCATCTTTTTGGTTTCTGCAAGTTGGAACCTGATGACGGTGGCAATTTTGTCAGCTGTTGACTTTGGCAAATTAGGTGTTGCTGCTGCTTATTGTGTCATCTTATTTGTCATTATATTGATTGCGTTCACTGGCTTGAATTTATTGTTAAAACAAAATGAAAGGTCGATGTAA
- a CDS encoding FAD-linked oxidase C-terminal domain-containing protein, with translation MLGKRHKKQKPDAVAQQLINIVGEGEVLYLKEDLISYECDGYTMSKGMPRAVVFVRNTKQVSDVVKYLNKVEIPYIARGAGTGLSGGATPLGGEVLISLVRMKKMLHLDLENRKAVVEPGYINLKLTQSISDKGYYYAPDPSSQYACTIGGNVAENSGGAHCLKYGVTTNHILGLEIVLPSGEIIEIGEDGVPDRPGYDLLGLLTGSEGTLGIVTKVTVKVLKTPEGKKTVLAYYDDINDASQAVSDIIAAGIIPAALEMMDSIATEGVESAAYPVGHPRDIAAFLLIEVDGIAAGIDDQIDEILDVCKNNNVREVKVAKDEAERGLWWANRKMGFGAMGAISPDYLVQDGVIPRTRLPEVLAKISEISMKYELRIANIFHAGDGNLHPLILFDASIPGQSERASKAGSECLKVCADVGGSITGEHGVGIEKSAEMRFIFSDEEMAAQTEIRAVFNPEDLLNPGKLFPSPGRCVEVKQEWKTVEV, from the coding sequence GTGCTTGGAAAAAGGCATAAAAAACAAAAACCTGATGCTGTTGCTCAACAATTAATCAATATAGTTGGCGAAGGTGAAGTTCTTTATTTGAAAGAAGATCTCATTTCATATGAATGCGACGGCTATACGATGTCAAAAGGGATGCCAAGAGCGGTTGTTTTTGTGCGGAATACTAAACAGGTTTCAGATGTTGTGAAATACTTAAATAAAGTGGAAATTCCTTATATAGCGCGTGGGGCTGGAACAGGTTTGAGCGGAGGGGCGACCCCGCTTGGAGGTGAAGTTCTAATTAGTTTGGTTCGGATGAAGAAGATGCTCCATCTTGATTTGGAAAATAGAAAAGCAGTTGTTGAGCCTGGTTATATTAATTTAAAGTTGACACAATCTATTTCAGATAAAGGTTACTATTACGCACCAGATCCTTCAAGCCAATATGCATGTACAATCGGTGGCAATGTTGCCGAAAACTCGGGAGGGGCACATTGTCTTAAATATGGTGTTACAACAAACCATATCTTGGGTCTTGAAATTGTTCTTCCTAGCGGTGAAATTATTGAAATAGGAGAAGACGGGGTTCCGGATCGCCCGGGATACGATTTACTCGGGCTTTTGACCGGTTCAGAGGGAACGCTTGGCATTGTGACAAAAGTTACCGTAAAGGTTTTAAAAACTCCTGAGGGTAAGAAAACCGTTCTTGCTTATTATGATGATATTAATGATGCAAGCCAAGCTGTTTCAGATATTATTGCCGCTGGTATTATTCCAGCTGCACTTGAAATGATGGACTCTATAGCCACCGAGGGTGTTGAATCTGCCGCTTATCCAGTCGGGCATCCGAGAGATATTGCTGCGTTCTTACTTATTGAAGTCGATGGAATTGCCGCTGGAATTGATGATCAAATCGATGAAATACTTGATGTTTGTAAAAATAATAATGTGCGAGAGGTAAAAGTGGCTAAAGATGAAGCAGAACGAGGACTTTGGTGGGCAAACCGCAAAATGGGCTTTGGCGCAATGGGAGCAATCTCTCCCGATTATCTCGTACAAGATGGGGTTATTCCTAGAACTCGTTTGCCTGAAGTACTGGCAAAAATCTCTGAAATTAGCATGAAGTATGAGCTTCGTATTGCAAATATTTTCCATGCAGGGGATGGGAATTTGCATCCACTTATTTTATTCGATGCAAGTATTCCTGGACAAAGTGAACGAGCTTCAAAAGCGGGTTCCGAATGCTTAAAGGTTTGTGCAGATGTTGGTGGCTCAATTACTGGTGAACATGGTGTGGGGATCGAAAAATCGGCAGAAATGCGTTTTATCTTCAGTGATGAGGAAATGGCCGCGCAAACGGAAATTCGTGCTGTTTTTAACCCCGAGGATCTACTAAATCCCGGAAAATTATTTCCAAGTCCCGGTCGTTGTGTAGAAGTAAAGCAAGAGTGGAAGACAGTAGAAGTATAA
- a CDS encoding glycerophosphodiester phosphodiesterase produces MIKFKFLVLSILSIFVLSFAFDHVGYAESADKTDDWLRSDKTEISAHRGAHVAVPENTAEAMKWAGLLGYGFVEIDIQETKDGQYVLMHDENIDRTTTGSGKIEDITLEEMKSYNVLDADGNETNYKVPTLQEALEEADKYNVGVNFDGSKGEWENKEFVDGIMEIAEQNDVLDHSFFVLSDREIRDQFHAWYPEATVTFLGNALEDLDEDIKELKKYDRAIYTTSINNIDKAAAEKIDEEGLRLHVYQVNTAETYAKAKKIEPRLIETDVIVPDGAGRLADLVEQLRKEEGIKNDQAAHALLMHLKAIEHFEASEQRDKVVKHLENFKKLLEHQERKNLITEKNYNTLSINATKWIDKYGTGR; encoded by the coding sequence ATGATAAAATTTAAATTTTTAGTACTTTCCATTTTAAGTATTTTTGTACTATCTTTTGCATTTGATCATGTAGGTTATGCAGAATCAGCTGATAAGACCGATGATTGGTTGCGCAGTGATAAAACAGAAATAAGTGCCCACCGCGGTGCCCATGTAGCTGTCCCGGAAAATACAGCCGAAGCAATGAAATGGGCAGGTTTATTAGGGTATGGTTTTGTTGAAATTGACATACAGGAAACAAAAGATGGTCAGTATGTACTAATGCATGACGAAAACATCGACCGCACTACAACGGGTTCCGGAAAAATAGAAGATATAACCTTAGAAGAAATGAAGAGCTATAATGTTCTAGACGCTGATGGAAACGAGACCAATTATAAAGTGCCAACACTTCAAGAAGCATTAGAAGAAGCTGATAAGTATAACGTTGGAGTCAATTTTGACGGTTCAAAAGGAGAATGGGAGAATAAGGAGTTTGTGGATGGTATCATGGAGATTGCTGAACAAAACGATGTCTTGGACCATTCTTTTTTTGTATTAAGCGATAGAGAAATACGAGACCAATTTCATGCTTGGTATCCAGAAGCAACAGTAACTTTTCTTGGGAATGCCTTAGAAGATTTGGATGAAGATATCAAAGAATTAAAGAAATATGATCGTGCGATTTATACAACATCCATTAACAATATTGATAAAGCAGCTGCAGAAAAAATTGATGAAGAAGGGCTAAGATTACATGTTTATCAAGTGAACACAGCAGAAACATACGCGAAAGCTAAAAAAATAGAGCCGCGATTAATAGAAACAGACGTGATTGTGCCAGATGGAGCGGGTAGACTAGCGGATCTTGTGGAGCAGTTACGTAAGGAAGAAGGAATAAAAAACGATCAAGCTGCACATGCTTTGTTAATGCATCTGAAGGCGATAGAACATTTCGAGGCATCAGAACAAAGGGACAAGGTCGTTAAACATTTGGAGAACTTTAAGAAATTGTTAGAACATCAAGAACGCAAAAATTTGATTACAGAAAAA
- a CDS encoding DeoR/GlpR family DNA-binding transcription regulator has product MLPLERQKGLLEFLKQNHVSTVSELASHFQVHEATIRRDLTMLEKKGLMKRTYGGVMLEEEVHSEPSFQDREFAQYEEKERIGRRAAELIENGDNIILDSGTTTLHIAKSIINKKDLTVVTNDINIAATLRFSKSIQVIVTGGVLFPESYMLNGMITDETLSTVNIQKAFIGTPAFHYEKGLTHFDEYLVPAKRGMIRAAKRVIVTADHTKIGRVSIHAVAGIDKIDDLVIRQELEEVDLRRVQNAGIQVHLA; this is encoded by the coding sequence ATGCTACCACTAGAAAGACAAAAAGGGTTACTAGAATTCCTAAAACAAAATCATGTATCGACTGTATCAGAACTTGCTTCCCATTTTCAGGTTCATGAGGCAACGATCCGGCGTGATCTCACAATGCTGGAGAAAAAAGGGCTAATGAAGCGGACGTATGGTGGTGTGATGCTGGAGGAAGAAGTTCATTCCGAACCCTCCTTTCAAGACAGAGAGTTCGCTCAATATGAGGAAAAAGAAAGAATCGGCAGGCGTGCGGCCGAACTTATAGAAAACGGAGATAATATTATTCTGGATTCGGGAACAACAACATTACACATTGCAAAGTCAATCATAAATAAGAAAGATTTAACAGTCGTTACAAATGACATCAATATTGCAGCAACATTACGCTTTTCCAAGTCCATTCAAGTAATCGTAACAGGTGGTGTACTCTTTCCTGAAAGTTACATGCTAAATGGAATGATTACCGATGAAACATTAAGTACCGTAAATATTCAAAAAGCATTTATCGGAACACCGGCTTTTCATTACGAAAAAGGTCTTACTCATTTCGACGAATATCTTGTTCCAGCAAAACGGGGAATGATTCGCGCAGCTAAGCGAGTTATTGTCACAGCTGACCATACAAAAATTGGTCGAGTTTCTATTCATGCTGTTGCCGGTATAGATAAAATTGATGATCTGGTGATTCGACAAGAACTTGAAGAAGTTGATCTAAGAAGAGTGCAAAACGCAGGTATTCAGGTACATCTCGCGTGA